AGCTAACCCAATTCCTGTACAGGTTTGGGTTCCTTTGTTTTTCAAACCCGCAGACCGAACGAGGCCTTAGTCAGCAGTGCAGTATTTTAGCAGCAGGCAGTGCACGTCCTGGAGGAGTGCTGCTCCATCATACTGCCGCTCTCTGATTGACTAGATttaaatgtgcgccttggcgcacgatcccgtgaaattTGAACTGATCTACAGACTATAGATAAATGGGAATATAGATTTAGAAAACAAAGTTAATAAGATGAACACACGAAATCAGAACATAACAATAACTTTTATGCACAATCAGAAAAAAGCAAAATATAATACACCAAAAGGTAAGCTCGCTGCAGTTCGGTCTTTAGAGGCCACACCGCACATAAAAGCTAAACCTAATTCTAATTCAAtggttatgttatgttgattttaTTTTATTTGAAGTGATATGAGTAGATAATATTATAGGATATAAACGTGCAGTATTGCATGTACTTTTCATGTGGAGATTTGAACTGTTTTTACTCCTTGAGCCAATCCAAGTGGTCTTTTGTCTGATGATACGAATGGAGTGGAGAAGAAGGACCAACTTGTCATTGTGGGCTTGGAGAGTTAGAGAATAGAAATCCAGTTTAGCTGGCATGCGAGCGAGCATTTTCGGTGGAGATCGGGTACGGCCGCGCTGACAGTCGGCGGGTACACCGATGGTGGTGGCGGAGATGGAACACATGCGTGACGGCTGTCCGTCCGTTGGTGGTGGCGGAGATTGAGTGTTGTCACATCAGCGGTCCATCTAACGCTGCTGGTGGAGATATAGTAACGCCACCTTGGTGCACGATCCCGTGTAATCCTCACTGATTTACAGTTTGTGTAGCAACGATAAATTTCAGGTAGTTGACTGATATACATTGCTTAGGTTTCACAAAACTAAGTTAATAGGATGAAATTATGATAAAACACATGGAATCATAAAGGAAGCATCACATTCTTATAAACAATCATGGAAATAGAGAAATATATATTACAATAACCAACACTTCAGTTTTATCAGGAGCATTAGAAGTAAGGAAGGAGAAGCAAAAGCAACATATACATAAGCTTGTTGCATCATTCATGGTTTGAGGGTAACTTATTGCTTGCAAAAAATACCTCATTTTTCAATCTGATTAGTAAGCGTAAGCATAGGCCTCTTAATCTATACTATTATAAACATGTATTTCATATTTTCCTTCTTTTATCAACTTTTTTATTTGGAGCCACTTAGATAGGTTTCATGGCCCGACGATGAAATCGTGTGTGTTACACAAAGATCCACACACGTGTTCACTCAAAATTGGCGATGTACAAACATATATCATATTTAGTTTAATACTCCCCCGTTCCATAAAATATTTCGTAACTTTGTctaatttaaatgtatctaggtACTTAAATTTAGATAAATGTTTTTATGGGACGATGGAAGTATgtttttttcttctatttttgctTTCAAAGATGATTACGTTACCACTTTTGTATGCAAGTTTATTTTTTTCTTGAAAGGATCACGTTGTGTTCCATTACAACGACATGCTGAGTGTTGAGTAAGTCGCAATTAGAGCGTGTGTGTTGCATCGGTACTAACCAAGCAGTTTGCAAGCATGCTGAATCAAACATGAGCTTACAAAAGAAAAAGGACAAGCCACGCTCTGTAGCTCTCTCTCTCCAGTCTCCTCCCCACCGCTCCCTATTGAGTGGTCGGCAGCTCACTCCCCACCGCTGCTCTCTCCCAACCACGTGAGGCCGCCCTTTCCCTTCGTCCCCATCGTCGGCAGGAGACTCACACGCCCCTGCTCTTCTCCGCTCTCCATCCACGCCGCGCTGGCGCTGCTCGGCGCGGGAGCCAAGGGCGACACGCTCGACCAGATCGTCGCCTTCCTCGGCCCCGCTGGCGGCCACGCCCACGCGGCGCTCGCGTCGCACGTCGCGCTGCCCGTCCTCTCTGACAGCGCCGGCGACGACGGGAAGCCCACGGTGCGGTTCGCCAACGGCGTGTGGGTCGACGACGCGATGCGCCTCAAGGCCGGCTACGCCGCCGTCGTCTCCGAGCACTACCGCTCCCAGACGCGCCCGGCGTCCTTCAAAGCCATGGTGAGTCCCAGTCCGCCCCTGTCGATCGTTGCAGCTTTTTCCCAGGAATTCGCCCCAATGCTCGACTCCAATCTCTCACAATTAATCTGCTTCATGCCCGAGGAAGCGAGAGCCGAGATCAACCAGTGGTTCGAGAGCGTGACGGCAGGCCGGATCACGGAGCTCGTGCCCCAAGGCACCATCAACAGCTACATGGTGGCTGTCCTTGGGAATGCGATGTACTTCAAGGGCGCCTGGCGCAGCAAGTTCGACCTTCTACATGCACGCCTTCGGCCACCACGTCCGCGCGGCCTTCATGTCGAGCGGCGAGCGGCAGCCTGCCGTTCCGGCTACATGGTGCTCAGGCTCCCGCACGCGCTCGGTAGCCGCGGCGGCAAGAGCCGACGGTGATTCTCCTTGTACATCTACCTCCTGAACGAGTGCCATGGCCTGCAGGCCCTGCTGCAGATGCTAGGGTGCCGCCCGGAGCTGCTCGACGACTCCTCGAGCCTGATGACCCAGGTCCCCGTGGGCGCCTTCAAGGTGCCCGTGGTTCCCCTCGTTGAATCTGGTCGCTGAAGTGCCCATGTGGGCGCTCGAGCTCGGCATGCTCGCGGGTGGACGCGGAGGCCGGGGACTCATCTCCACCAGATCAGGATCCCACATCAGAGGGCTCCACAGAGTCGGCCTCCTCTTCCCGCGGGACACGCTGATAAATCGGAATAAGAGCCGAGGGACACCGGCGAGGACGCCCTGCTTGGCATATTGGTCGTGTCGCAGGCCTCCCGGGGTGAATCGCCGACGGCCTCCCCACCTTATTGGGTAACTGAATTAATCTTCTGCATGAGTCTTAGAACTGAAATCTGGTTTATATTCGTAGCCCCCAACTCGAACATCATACTGGTTCCTCGGTGAGTAATTTTCTGCTTTATCTTTTGCAGGTTCAGGAACATATTGGTCTTGTGATATTCCAAGTCTGTATTTTGGCATGTCTTCTTTGGTTTCACAAACTTGTATGATTCGCCTAAAATGGCATGAACGCATCATTCAAAATGGTAGTGATGAAATGCAGTGACAATTCAAACTTTCTCATAACGTTACTGGGTCTAATTCAGCAAATTAGAAACATGCATGTAATCATAGTATCTAAAAGGAAAACAAGTAGAAGCACCATGTAATACAAGATCTTCCTTGGATTATTTGTTTTATGTGTGATATATGTTCTTGATAAGAAACTCAGGCCCTGAGTTTTAGTGGTAGGTTGGGGCTGTGTCCTTGCATACCCTTTTTCCTACGCATATTTTACATTGGGGCTTATTTTTATGAAAAGCTTTCAAAATTTCAGATGAAGTTCTTTCTTCCTAAGAAAGCAAGGTGATTATGATACGCTTGATCGGAGTAAGGGTCAAATCAGAACAATGGAGCATGTAAATGGTGTGATGGCTAGCTGCCAGGCTTTGAAGTTTCTTGTATGCTACATGACATTTGTCAATTATTTAGAATAGAAGTATACATGATTTTAATCCTAAATCAGTGTACTTTCCTTGAAGGTGTCACACCGAATACATATGATGCTAAACTTACTGGGCCTTGGTTGCGGCAGTGAAGGTGTCACACTGAATACAAATGATGGCCAACCTGCTGGGTTTTGGCTGCAGCAGTGTGCAACAAAGGTATAACCAAAATCCTAAACCAGTGTACTTTCATTGAAGGTGTCACATTTCCATGGTCATGGGTTTCAAAAACATGTCAAACAGCAAGGCCTTATCAATACAATGTTTCAAAAACCATGTCAAATGAATAATTCAAATATTTGGAAGTATCATCAACAATCAATACATTTATTGATTTACATAAGAAGCAGAACTCGCAAATTATGCAGTTTGGCAAGAAGTCCCTCGCCAAAGAAATTTTGCACACATGAAAGTAAAAAAAATGCTAACAGAGGAATTGCATGGAGGAATAAATAGAGCTAGTTCAAATTTACAGTAAGAGTACAACAGTGAACACCGCAACCTTCATAGTCCAAAGCATGCGAACGACACAAGAGTAACACCGATGGCCATATCGTAatacaaaaacaaaataatcctacACATAATTGGATGAACTTAGTTTTTCTTGGGCTGCAGATCCAACAAACCTTTCTCTGACGGCTGCCTGATTCTGGGAACAATTATAATGAACTTAGTTCAAGCTAGTGCTGCGCGGGGTATACTCTATATACATGTACACAAAAACTGGTTTTCGCAAGGAAGAAGACGGGTCACCTCTTATCCGATGAAGACATGTCAGATGGTACCGGTGGTTACTTCACATCCTAGGCGAGGGATGGAATGGGCTAGCATGCGAGTTGAGTAAACCATGAAGAAAAAAAGCATATTGAGCACATATAACTATGAACAAACATGGATAATATGCAGGCAATTACCTGGCCAGACCGATCTTGAATAGTTTTGCCACATTTTGTGACTTGCAAAAGAACATACTGCTACTATTTTAGTAGGTCTTCCATCCAATATAGCAGGCAAGTAATAGATGCGGCAAAGGTTAAACTTCTCCGTATTGGCTACAATGGAATGTCAAACCAAATAAGTATATACATGCACTTATATATAAAATAACCAAAATATATTTGGGCTAAAAAACCCAGGTCAGTTAGAGAAGCCAAATAAAACACAACACAATGGCAAGAAAAGCATAGATTGCATATACTGACCTGAAATGAATAGCCACAACAACTGCATTTAAAGGTGCAAAAAATATTAGAAAGAACAATTGTTACTTGCTGAAAATATTAGAAATAATGTGTAATTTAGGAAGATGGAAATGATGCTGGATAAGCATTTGTAACATTTACTTGCTGAAAATATTAGAAGCTAAAAATAATTTGTATAGAGAGAAAAATATACAAGGCGAAGCAATGTATTGTTTTCATCAAAAGGGGAGTAAAAGTGATCTCAATGCATGAAATTGTAAAAGATCACCTCACTTATGTCATGTTTGCTAGTCTCTATTCTCCCAGATCTGGCCAATACATGCAATGAATTCTCAAGGATGAGAATTAAGTGAGATATCCTGGACCAATGAAGTTTGCATGTTGCTTCTCTTTTAATCTTCAGAGAAGTAGAACTTTTTATGTAAATTTTAAACTATATTAGAAAGTGGACGGTGAAAAGAGTGGAATGTCTAGTTTCATGAGCCGGCCCAGCGACGATAATGTGGGGTTCTCTTACATAATGGACTGAGCCACACTCGGCCCATACGGGTTTTATTTATCAACTATGGCTCGttttcttttatttatttatatttttattatTAGTTCTTCCTGCCTAACCCATTTTCCTCATCACAAGCCTACACCGATAGAGAAAGAAGAGGCATATAATGAAGGTCATTGGATATTTGGTTCTTCGGATCCTTTCAATTAGACTGAAAGCCACGTTTGGAATCATCCATTTAAGTCAACAATGAGAGCCAACCTGCTGCTAAACGGTATGTTCCTCTTTCCTGAGTAAGAAAAATCATATTTTATTTACATGCACCAGCTGATTATATCAGTTAACCCAAAATTCTTATTTTTGAGTTCAAGAAAATAAATGTGATGTTTCCAATTTGATCGTGGATGTTTTTATCTTTGACACAGTTTTCTAATACCCATATCCTCCTATCTCCCTGTAGAATTTACCCTATCCGTATCAGCAAGAAATTTGAGCCAAAATACCCCCCACCCCCCTTCCAGCCTTGCTCTAGTATGGAATTTCTAAATATTTATATGAATCGTGGTATGGTGGTTTGACACGGGATTATCAGTTTCTGAATCCAAATTTACTTATGCATCAAAAACTTTGACATGTACAGTCTATAGCCTATGCAAACCTCTGTTCAATATTACCAACAGTTTTGGACGGAATAGTGGTATATCTGGAAACATCAGTAAATGCAAACTTGCGAGACGTCAATATCCAGGATACCAAACACAAAACATTAACAACTAAGAACAGAAGTTATGTATCCGCAGTGCTTGAAGAGCATCACAAAACAAGTTTTCTTCCCATGTAAGCAGCCACATATTATT
This region of Lolium perenne isolate Kyuss_39 chromosome 2, Kyuss_2.0, whole genome shotgun sequence genomic DNA includes:
- the LOC127328787 gene encoding serpin-Z1-like, whose amino-acid sequence is MTNQNAPPQPFPLAPPLAPLCQRTAEKKGQATLCSSLSPVSSPPLPIEWSAAHSPPLLSPNHVRPPFPFVPIVGRRLTRPCSSPLSIHAALALLGAGAKGDTLDQIVAFLGPAGGHAHAALASHVALPVLSDSAGDDGKPTVRFANGVWVDDAMRLKAGYAAVVSEHYRSQTRPASFKAMVSPSPPLSIVAAFSQEFAPMLDSNLSQLICFMPEEARAEINQWFESVTAGRITELVPQGTINSYMVAVLGNAMYFKGAWRSKFDLLHARLRPPRPRGLHVERRAAACRSGYMVLRLPHALGSRGGKSRR